A genomic window from Triticum urartu cultivar G1812 chromosome 7, Tu2.1, whole genome shotgun sequence includes:
- the LOC125518507 gene encoding uncharacterized protein LOC125518507 produces the protein MTPRIGLYDYDLMKKMVDKITVNVGAGEVSYHGATVRTELSVSNLISFPSKETFTAKAAKPAPRRANATYAPMLRSSYTKTGPQEFSNYIRTWYPSISAEKLGILLREQNARGLASISEMRQVFQSNMFTFTDKLMACLADSCTCCKAHGNKKCILEKDGTNTCDAPPHVPTDQTQFSTPLVSKIGPRLPPPGNPAGCLSANSSASRKRDGSLSSSVQSGTAKKTCSREAQNVLAATPTYGQEPLNQIAISQDASLNEIASKIVAFYDNLTAILVTYYAEMRPAPGFILFGSTTDRAHVKIDLPQCNFGRDPWVAGSVPVPPNPTVLRAIRDWMTAASMLNLERQERIPCALKILLNAHKNFSSSHLVTASFQSNRCRKWIMHPKPRLIALEGVEIQRQLASNDAMTHEMATAIFRRLGQIDSFFSKDTPGLIWRKFLEPDFATTVLANADPLTVHSIRGSFQEGTASCNPASCRMWYIPTILPDCWTVYAFDMLRKRIIVFDPTIGPFGYSNRRVSMHEFVSNKLHAALFTCLQNFFSSWHCESSHWGRTFPIIMRENIEKEQTGLCATFFAWNYDGDKLQTPLNKDMLASHSSLMIYELMRMQGNQTPVENDALEAVKGSFIAL, from the exons ATGACGCCGCGGATAGGTCTGTACGACTACGATttgatgaagaagatggtggACAAAATTACAGTTAATGTTGGCGCCGGTGAAGTTTCCTACCACGGTGCAACG GTACGGACCGAGCTGTCAGTGAGCAATCTTATTAGCTTCCCTTCTAAGGAAACTTTCACAGCGAAAGCAGCAAAGCCGGCGCCCAGAAGGGCAAATGCCACATACGCGCCGATGTTGCGAAGTAGTTATACCAAAACCGGGCCGCAGGAGTTTTCAAATTACATACGAACATGGTACCCAAGCATT TCAGCGGAGAAGCTTGGTATACTTCTGCGGGAGCAGAACGCCCGTGGCCTAGCAAGCATATCAGAAATGCGTCAAGTGTTCCAGTCCAATATGTTTACTTTCACAGACAAGCTTATGGCATGCTTAGCAGATAGTTGCACTTGTTGCAAGGCACATGGGAACAAAAAGTGCATCTTGGAAAAGGACGGCACAAACACTTGTGATGCACCGCCTCATGTACCAACTGACCAAACTCAATTCAGCACCCCATTAGTCAGCAAGATAGGTCCTCGACTACCACCACCAGGCAACCCTGCAG GTTGCCTATCTGCCAATAGTTCCGCGTCTAGGAAAAGGGATGGAAGTTTATCATCAAGCGTACAGTCGGGCACAGCAAAGAAAACATGTTCACGTGAGGCGCAGAACGTCCTCGCCGCAACACCAACATATGGGCAAGAACCACTCAACCAAATTGCCATATCCCAGGATGCAAGCCTCAATGAAATTGCAAGCAAGATCGTTGCATTTTACGACAACCTTACAGCCATCTTGGTTACTTACTATGCTGAGATGCGGCCAGCCCCCGGGTTCATATTGTTTGGATCAACCACCGATAGAGCACATGTGAAGATCGATCTACCTCAATGCAATTTTGGAAGAGATCCGTGGGTAGCTGGATCAGTCCCAGTACCACCAAATCCAACTGTACTCAGGGCCATAAGAGACTGGATGACTGCAGCCTCGATGCTAAACCTTGAGAGGCAAGAACGCATCCCCTGTGCATTAAAGATTTTACTGAATGCTCACAAGAATTTTTCGTCTTCTCATTTAGTAACTGCATCTTTCCAATCAAATCGCTGCAGGAAATGGATCATGCATCCTAAGCCAAGACTCATAGCATTAGAGGGGGTTGAAATCCAACGTCAACTTGCATCTAACGATGCAATGACCCATGAGATGGCTACAGCTATTTTCCGCAGGCTTGGCCAGATTGACTCGTTTTTCTCAAAGGACACTCCTGGACTGATATGGAGGAAATTCCTCGAGCCTGACTTTGCT ACAACTGTTTTGGCGAATGCCGACCCATTGACTGTACACTCAATCAGGGGTAGCTTCCAAGAAGGAACAGCATCCTGCAATCCAGCTTCGTGCCGAATG TGGTACATCCCGACGATACTACCTGATTGTTGGACTGTATATGCATTTGATATGCTGCGGAAAAGAATCATCGTATTCGACCCAACAATTGGGCCATTTGGGTATAGCAATCGGCGAGTCAGCATGCATGAATTTGTTAGCAACAAACTGCATGCCGCGTTGTTCACATGCCTCCAGAATTTCTTCAGCTCTTGGCATTGTGAATCAAGCCACTGGGGGCGCACTTTTCCGATCATAATGAGGGAAAACATTGAGAA AGAGCAGACCGGGCTGTGCGCCACCTTTTTTGCATGGAATTATGACGGCGACAAACTGCAGACACCACTGAACAAA GACATGCTCGCATCACATAGCAGCTTGATGATCTACGAACTAATGAGGATGCAAGGTAACCAAACTCCAGTGGAAAACGACGCCCTTGAAGCTGTCAAAGGATCGTTCATTGCTCTTTAG
- the LOC125523814 gene encoding protein FAR1-RELATED SEQUENCE 5-like, with protein MSTNGVEINGISAASGARSTSVLPLESQDSMSVPNDVFAAAGCARPHVDAVVGEVCSEATSGWTRRVRVGKAPEEREMNPNRISALELSVRAYTEKRDGPVVYPSIGTSFDSLDEAYEFYNLYSWECGFGVRLAKSRLNVERKRCMQEIVCACAGKPLRENSRSARCGCNAMIRLLRSNDKGWYIAEHKDDHNHPLSLTCGQKMHWKSHEHIDRYTKDLVKQLRDNNVGLGKVFSIVGSFFGTVDNVPFTKRCLKTLCRKLNKEQSEEDAVKTMAILAEMKANDPDFNYTVQVDDESRVKTLMWVTSRGFDHYRCFGDAITFDTTYRTNLYDMPFGLFVGVNNHFQSIIFGGAMMRDEKEDTFKWIFKELIRMVGGKHPQTILTDQARAMELAIEAELPNTVHRWCKWHVLKKAKESMGVLWSKNSDFKLEFHKLVHHMIMEEEFKAGWQQMLEKYSLKKHPFLTHIYEVRHKWAKPYFRGVFCAKMTSTQRSESANHMLKGYVPPGCPMHLFLRQFEKLQFDRESEQSFQEKRTLLSGVSLRLNLPIERHASKVYTRAMFEKFGEELYKCGAHVLDEIVAKKVYKSTHVDAAAREKWSKVEFTIQVDDEASFFSCYDPLPPVEDTR; from the exons atgtCTACCAATGGTGTCGAGATTAATGG GATTTCTGCTGCGTCCGGTGCGAGGAGCACTTCCGTCTTGCCATTGGAGTCCCAGGATTCCATGAGCGTCCCAAACGACGTGTTCGCTGCCGCCGGTTGTGCTCGGCCGCATGTGGATGCAGTGGTGGGCGAGGTGTGCTCTGAAGCCACCAGCGGCTGGACGCGCAG GGTCAGGGTGGGTAAAGCTCCCGAGGAAAGGGAGATGAATCCAAACAGGATTTCAGCTCTGGAATTGTCTGTCCGCGCTTATACAGAGAAGAGGGATGGACCTGTTGTGTACCCAAGCATTGGTACAAGCTTTGACTCCTTGGACGAAGCTTATGAATTCTATAATCTGTATTCCTGGGAGTGCGGATTTGGTGTTAGACTTGCCAAGAGCAGATTGAATGTTGAAAGGAAGAGATGCATGCAAGAGATTGTGTGTGCTTGTGCG GGGAAACCATTGAGGGAAAACAGCCGCTCGGCCAGATGCGGATGCAATGCTATGATCAGGCTGCTGCGGTCAAATGACAAGGGGTGGTACATAGCAGAACACAAAGATGACCATAACCACCCGTTGTCGTTGACATGTGGACAGAAAATGCACTGGAAGTCGCATGAGCATATAGACAGATACACAAAGGACCTGGTGAAACAGCTGAGAGATAACAATGTTGGTCTTGGGAAAGTGTTCAGCATTGTTGGCAGTTTTTTTGGGACAGTTGATAATGTGCCATTTACGAAGAGGTGTTTGAAGACTCTTTGTCGGAAGCTGAACAAAGAGCAATCTGAGGAGGATGCAGTCAAGACGATGGCGATTCTAGCTGAAATGAAGGCTAATGATCCTGACTTCAATTACACAGTACAAGTGGATGATGAGAGCAGGGTAAAAACACTGATGTGGGTAACAAGCAGAGGGTTTGACCATTACAGGTGTTTTGGGGATGCAATCACATTTGATACAACTTACCGCACTAATCTTTACGACATGCCATTTGGACTGTTCGTTGGTGTAAACAACCACTTCCAAAGCATAATTTTTGGTGGTGCCATGATGAGAGACGAGAAAGAGGACACATTCAAGTGGATATTTAAAGAGTTAATCCGTATGGTTGGCGGGAAACACCCACAGACAATCCTTACTG ATCAGGCACGAGCGATGGAGCTGGCTATAGAGGCAGAACTACCCAACACAGTGCACCGCTGGTGCAAATGGCATGTTTTGAAGAAGGCAAAGGAGTCGATGGGTGTGCTGTGGAGCAAGAACAGTGACTTTAAATTGGAATTCCACAAGCTAGTACACCACATGATCATGGAGGAAGAATTCAAAGCTGGTTGGCAGCAGATGCTGGAAAAGTATTCCTTGAAGAAGCATCCATTCTTGACGCACATATATGAGGTGCGCCATAAGTGGGCAAAGCCATATTTTAGAGGAGTGTTCTGTGCAAAAATGACTAGCACACAGCGGAGTGAGAGCGCCAATCACATGTTGAAGGGGTATGTGCCGCCAGGGTGTCCTATGCACCTGTTTTTGAGACAATTTGAGAAACTCCAGTTTGACCGGGAGTCAGAGCAGAGCTTCCAGGAGAAGAGAACATTGCTG AGTGGTGTGTCACTTAGACTTAACCTACCGATAGAGAGGCATGCTAGCAAGGTGTACACCAGAGCTATGTTCGAGAAGTTTGGTGAAGAACTATACAAGTGTGGTGCACATGTATTGGATGAGATTGTAGCgaagaaggtttacaaatcaacACATGTAGATGCTGCAGCCAGAGAGAAATGGAGTAAGGTTGAGTTCACGATCCAAGTGGATGATGAAGCGAGTTTTTTCAGCT GTTATGATCCTCTTCCGCCTGTCGAAGATACCAGATAA
- the LOC125523690 gene encoding inositol-tetrakisphosphate 1-kinase 4-like — protein MGGMAAEQEAPAPTRSPPHTYTIGYAMQPDKLDTVIQPSLVALAAERGMRLVAVDPSRPLVDQGPFHLLIHKLYDEAWRAQLEAFSAAHPAVPVVDPPAAIGRLLDRGSMLDVVSELNATVRVGSLGAPRQVAIDDAASLTDPGVVGALQFPLIAKPLDVDGSVSSHAMSLIYRRAGLSVLHPPLVLQEFVNHGGVLFKIYVIGGHATCVRRRSLPDVPAERLLHLEGDASVPFHNVSSLTTVHADTDDDVGDDAEMPPPGFVEEVGRGLRRALGLQLFNFDMIRGRKAGGQYFIIDINYFPGFNKLPGYEIALTDFFDEMIRGAAAATRDEANGTQASNVV, from the coding sequence ATGGGAGGAATGGCGGCCGAGCAGGAGGCACCGGCGCCGACACGATCTCCGCCGCACACCTACACCATCGGCTACGCGATGCAGCCGGACAAGCTGGACACCGTCATCCAGCCGTCGCTCGTCGCCCTGGCAGCGGAGCGCGGCATGCGGCTCGTCGCCGTCGACCCCTCCCGCCCCCTCGTCGACCAGGGGCCCTTCCACCTCCTCATCCACAAGCTCTACGACGAGGCGTGGCGCGCGCAGCTGGAGGCCTTCTCCGCGGCCCACCCCGCCGTCCCCGTCGTCGATCCTCCTGCCGCCATCGGCCGCCTGCTCGACCGCGGCTCCATGCTCGACGTCGTCTCCGAGCTCAACGCCACCGTCCGCGTGGGCTCCCTGGGCGCGCCCCGCCAGGTCGCCATCGACGACGCCGCGTCGCTCACCGACCCGGGCGTCGTGGGCGCGCTCCAGTTCCCGCTCATCGCCAAGCCGCTGGACGTCGACGGCAGCGTCAGCTCCCACGCCATGTCGCTCATCTACCGCCGCGCGGGCCTCTCGGTGCTGCACCCGCCGCTGGTCCTCCAGGAGTTCGTGAACCACGGCGGCGTGCTGTTCAAGATCTACGTGATCGGCGGGCACGCGACGTGCGTGCGGCGGCGCAGCCTGCCGGACGTGCCGGCGGAGCGGCTGCTGCACCTGGAGGGCGACGCGTCGGTGCCCTTCCACAACGTGTCCAGCCTGACGACGGTGCACGCCGACACCGACGACGACGTGGGCGACGACGCCGAGATGCCGCCGCCGGGGTTCGTGGAGGAGGTCGGGCGCGGGCTGAGGCGCGCGCTGGGGCTGCAGCTGTTCAACTTCGACATGATCCGCGGGAGGAAGGCCGGGGGCCAGTACTTCATCATCGACATCAACTACTTCCCGGGGTTCAACAAGCTGCCGGGGTACGAGATCGCCCTCACGGATTTCTTCGACGAGATGATTCGTGGCGCCGCCGCTGCTACACGTGACGAGGCAAACGGTACCCAAGCCTCCAACGTTGTCTGA